One Oryza brachyantha chromosome 3, ObraRS2, whole genome shotgun sequence DNA segment encodes these proteins:
- the LOC121053798 gene encoding protein RALF-like 22 — translation MARRALPFVVLVVAAAAALAVVPATASTAEQLVVHGQRATSGWTRAGDPCLQGTVEQCLAADGEGGGAAVLRRRRRLFQVVMGEDDVTGDYGGGAPQYISYAALMRNSVPCSLPGASYYNCRPGADANPYTRGCSAITQCRD, via the coding sequence ATGGCGCGGCGGGCTCTGCCgttcgtcgtcctcgtcgtagccgcggcggcggcgctcgccgtcgtccctgCCACGGCGTCGACGGCCGAGCAGCTCGTCGTCCACGGGCAGCGCGCTACGTCGGGGTGGACGCGGGCTGGGGACCCGTGCCTGCAGGGCACGGTGGAGCAATGCCTGGCCGCCgacggggagggaggcggcgcggcggtgctgcggcggcggcggcggctgttcCAGGTGGTGATGGGCGAGGACGACGTCACCGGCgactacggcggcggcgcgccgcagTACATCAGCTACGCGGCGCTGATGAGGAACTCGGTGCCGTGCTCCCTGCCGGGCGCGTCCTACTACAACTGCCGGCCTGGCGCCGACGCCAACCCCTACACCCGCGGCTGCTCCGCCATCACCCAGTGCCGCGACTAA